A stretch of Besnoitia besnoiti strain Bb-Ger1 chromosome III, whole genome shotgun sequence DNA encodes these proteins:
- a CDS encoding hypothetical protein (encoded by transcript BESB_047960), whose translation MALLLGRGPLIYEKSRAFTGAVNEGGSTHPGARASSETLVIARWRAGEGQPPAPLPQTYLHVSPLSGLSLGLRHYSPPFSRRHRPLFPVATSAPYFLLHCLLIVVFLWSLATPRYSQAGQHPSHRNAEVPLTPHSLSVGLSAHVRNTTFVSGEEATRPDSASQVSLPRSTNRPGAIPFAIPVSRDTILLHVPFDSTTPRQAALDAYRRSEEYGQEAAVRAAALAAADVAWSTCSASCNGGWQQWSRSVASREALLAIETFANAMPEKEVAKIVEEALKGRGEDGEWRQCHAFPCGALAENTKLDAVATKTGHAPLLGKAVAAAMVDGDCGMYAQLELDEVCRDSMLLLELTSESWSNRLFLQRSELDDHGRGEEGGTSSAQRDSSLTPQSETASEGASDTVDIRIKVRRALEDLTGQDNDGTAQLDRIMSSLTLTSCLALCQFRKNCEAVIFKGDLEALDTTEASSDEGAGYKGPLAAAASDAALPRGSHGSAVCQLLKSLSPPMCLKLARETAQSSAPDADEVESTASSAVHSIMLTKGASLPLCSPALRFQIARVSAQVDKLTKERDAAQKTRRRHETPETAQAYAEMSAAVEDAKRVLSALEAVNKRLASQLRRGVSANAEKPYAKKTHGSEDTHRGPQHSAGEAVWSRRSLLPVAKSSAAVDVSRSQVALPLSRTCPVFQWVRLYVGAGCAEPLLVRQVELGVETKGVKKDVRSLFLVDKGLREDSRGVAAGRSAARATANSTTAEGTAARTRSSTSSAWRHTHDTEDDSGVAAFIQLGDRAAEGESHTPGEAQGESTHSARHPADTASGFAHSHEKTRHTFLSNARGDGSPSPVRPHRSDSSHSRKDRTHGALGSLRRLRDDVRSQTELLTALAAAQLKAHATNATASEPSSGARVGGPSTVDDKAGSAGADNASKNGHSSAQEAASAMNPESAAGNQTPVGWRKCYALLMRAVAKQQKLKTFFASAHRGEPENDWLTDEDSDVLATLNKINAFASSTDPRELAEAKRLTALVEAYQRGQATLFASFDLVREVCSISVADTPMASSISTSEPLSSLFPSSCVVYAPDHLLLLPPALDAATLEAFAQPAPTRSDVHSALLLHAQTEAETNLLLSLPPYTCPMSCALTLWSPWSSCRPAYGGLAARNSALSAGSAKAQWRVRVKGITRAPFPGDSCPERVQMQMCEGSEMELGIESAVASNEARRRLTELIAAEEAKVHQLEAAGQQDEAERARQAAADFAMQRETEDARVIEETVKQVRSAVSNMQSRFSPDCVFTPFSPWSECLCPDDEIQARMQHIEESQGEDSSRNRGEGNRITGVKRRSRRVLHYEIPGIGVACRGAELEETEACDATEVCAAQALDAKQRQAQRGRREEEGLDSPSPGGGDAEPRLKALHRGERSHAPADPNLTAAADIPIPGSRELKRAGSEGSEDSEDALARNYEGLANGSRVKARGRAAGTAQTGGLGDRHHPEIPASGEGSPSEAENVTPNGRLPEKGAEDAVERGNEDEDADASARLPHASAVDVSSVPSSAVGTSQLQLGSTQPVRLHVLRGSDPISGEVDKRRATDGDANATAAGGEGEDLGMNVREEGLEPNLDVAAPHAEYESHSVVGQNPSASGGIPNIGEGSQNMEAAGAPEAGLSSPLEETPSGAENPGATENPGATENPGATEIPSATENPGATENPSATENPGATENPSATENPSATENPDATENPSATENPGATENPSATENPSATENPSATENPGATENPSATENPSATENPSATENPSATENPGAAENPSATENPGVTENPGVTENPSATENPGATENPSATENPGATENPSATENPGATENPSATENPGATENPSATENPGATENPSATENPGATENPSATENPGATENPSATENPGATENPGATENPGATENPSATENPGATENPSATENPGATENPSATENPGATENPSATENPGATEIPSGTEDSIGTENPGSDEAPTVMGVSSLAFILVSVAGLLLGLSTVFICIGCSKKVRIMLAVGEGSLERQEEMAYSLLEQQEYAAEAAAACQAYYNWPVGFFPLVSPDGNYVLDARMGGCLMVAPCLSSGGADSPPAGTPLRSSLGTGIYRTQDGRLVGDWGEELAVEVLPIQLRPGYVHVPVVAMAMKPASGDDSDEVPEKGSSRSRRVLRLSAAVNRALQRKTVASPKHRVDSTATETPTSGEMSAFLFGGSESARSSRSSRRNSSSRLDDEGGKAEGKRQTSRARRSSSAVDDGIPRHDRVSSSRRKSSKDDEGDRSGRRSSHHSSTKKDDDEKRIRKSSGLKEKSARKESSGS comes from the exons ATGGCTTTGCTTCTGGGACGTGGACCGCTCATTTATGAAAAGTCCAGAGCTTTTACTGGTGCAGTGAACGAGGGAGGGAGCACTCATCCTGgggcgcgtgcgtcttctgAAACACTCGTCATCGCTCGTTGGCGGGCTGGGGAAGGccagccgcccgcgccgctgccacAAACTTACCTCCAtgtctcccctctctctggACTTTCTCTTGGTCTCCGTCATTATTCGCCGCCGTTCAGTCGCCGGCACCGTCCTCTCTTCCCCGTCGCCACCTCGGCTCCTTATTTCTTGCTACACTGTCTCCTGATAGTTGTTTTCCTTTGGTCACTGGCGACGCCACGGTACAGCCAGGCGGGTCAGCATCCCTCCCACCGAAATGCAGAGGTGCCTCTGACGCCTCATTCCCTTTCCGTGGGCCTGTCAGCCCACGTGCGCAACACGACGTTTGTCTCGGGGGAGGAGGCCACGCGACCCGATTCCGCTTCTCAAGTTTCACTTCCGCGATCGACAAACAGGCCTGGCGCCATTCCGTTTGCGATTCCAGTATCGCGGGACACGATTCTCCTGCATGTCCCATTTGATAGTACAACCCCGCGCCAAGCAGCTTTGGATGCGTACCGACGCAGTGAAGAGTATGGACAGGAAGCAGCCGTCAGGGcagccgcgctggcggcggcggacgtcgCGTGGAGCACATGCAGCGCCAGCTGCAATGGTGGATGGCAGCAGTGGAGCAGAAGCGTAGCCTCCCGCGAGGCCCTCCTGGCAATTGAGACGTTCGCGAACGCGATGCCGGAAAAAGAGGTTGCCAAGAttgtggaggaggcgctgaaggGGCGTGGGGAGGACGGGGAGTGGCGGCAGTGCCATGCTTTCCCTTGCGGAGCGCTGGCTGAAAACACAAAACTCGACGCAGTTGCAACGAAAACAGGCCACGCTCCACTTCTGGGAAAAGCTGTCGCAGCCGCCATGGTCGATGGAGACTGCGGGATGTATGCGCAGCTGGAACTCGATGAGGTGTGCCGAGACAGTATGCTTCTGTTGGAGCTAACTTCTGAGTCTTGGAGCAATCGTCTTTTTTTGCAGCGAAGTGAACTCGATGACCacggacgcggagaagagggaggcACGTCTTCTGCACAGCGCGACTCGTCCCTAACTCCGCAGTCCGAAACTGCGTCCGAGGGCGCTTCAGATACTGTTGACATCCGTATCAAAGTTAGGCGTGCGTTAGAAGACTTGACAGGTCAGGACAATGATGGCACTGCGCAGCTCGATCGGATTATGTCTTCTCTGACTCTCACCTCGTGTCTGGCGCTGTGTCAATTTCGCAAAAACTGCGAAGCCGTCATTTTTAAAGGCGACCTTGAGGCGCTGGACACAACCGAGGCGTCGAGTGACGAGGGAGCGGGGTATAAGGGTccactcgcggcggcggcctccgatGCAGCCTTGCCGAGAGGCTCGCATGGCTCTGCTGTCTGCCAATTGCTGAAATCTCTGTCGCCACCCATGTGTCTGAAACTGGCGCGCGAGACTGCGCAAAGTTCCGCCCCAGATGCAGACGAGGTGGAATCAACGGCATCTTCTGCGGTGCACAGCATCATGCTCACGAaaggcgcctcgctgcctctctgcagtcCTGCGCTTCGTTTCCAAATTGCACGCGTCAGTGCCCAAGTGGATAAGCTGACAAAGGAACGGGACGCGGCACAGAAGACCCGCAGGAGACACGAAACACCGGAGACGGCACAGGCGTATGCCGAGATGTCTGCCGCGGTGGAAGACGCCAAGCGCGTCCTGTCGGCGTTGGAGGCCGTGAACAAACGTCTCGCGAGTCAGCTGCGTCGAGGCGTGTCGGCGAACGCAGAGAAGCCCTACGCGAAAAAGACCCACGGAAGTGAAGACACTCACCGCGGCCCTCAGCATtccgcaggcgaagctgTGTGGAGCCGAAGGAGCCTTCTCCCTGTCGCCAAATCTTCCGCGGCAGTCGACGTGAGCCGGTCGCAGGTCGCTCTGCCGCTGAGTCGAACATGCCCTGTCTTCCAGTGGGTCCGCCTGTACGTGGGAGCGGGGTGCGCGGAGCCCCTTCTCGTGCGCCAGGTCGAGCTGGGTGTGGAGACAAAGGGCGTGAAGAAAGATGTGCGATCTCTGTTCCTTGTCGACAAGGGGCTGAGGGAGGAttctcgcggcgtcgctgcaggccgttcagcggctcgcgcgaCTGCGAACAGCACCACGGCTGAAGGTACTGCCGCCAGGACGAGATCGTCGACGTCCAGCGCGTGGAGACACACCCATGATACAGAAGACGATTCAGGCGTTGCTGCCTTCATTCAACTGGGGGACAGAGCAGCAGAGGGTGAGAGCCATACAccgggagaggcgcagggagAGTCAACGCACAGCGCCAGGCACCCTGCAGATACGGCTTCTGGATTTGCGCACTCTCACGAAAAGACTAGACACACCTTTCTCTCGAACGCACGCGGTGAtgggtcgccgtcgcccgtgAGGCCTCATCGGTCGGATAGCAGTCACAGCAGAAAAGACAGGACTCATGGCGCCTTGggctctctccgtcgcctgagGGATGATGTACGCAGCCAGACAGAACTTTTAAccgcgctggctgccgctcAGTTGAAAGCACACGCAACGAACGCGACCGCCAGCGAACCATCCTCAGGAGCGCGCGTCGGGGGCCCTTCAACTGTCGATGATAAAGCCGGATCCGCGGGAGCCGACAATGCCTCAAAAAACGGGCATTCCTCGGCGCAGGAAGCCGCGAGTGCGATGAATCCGGAATCCGCGGCGGGCAATCAGACGCCTGTGGGCTGGCGGAAATGCTACGCCCTGCTcatgcgcgccgtcgccaagCAGCAGAAACTGAAAACATTTTTTGCGTCCGCGCATCGCGGGGAACCTGAGAACGACTGGCTGACTGACGAGGACAGCGATGTGCTTGCCACCCTCAACAAGATTAATGCGTTCGCCTCGTCCACGGATCCGCGggagctggcggaggcgaagcggttGACAGCGCTTGTCGAGGCATACCAGAGAGGGCAGGCGACTCTTTTCGCGTCTTTCGATTTAGTTCGTGAAGTCTGCTCGATTTCTGTG GCGGACACGCCGATGGCGTCCTCCATCTCTACGTCGGAAccgctgtcctctctcttcccgTCGTCCTGTGTGGTCTACGCCCCCGACCACCTTCTTCTGCTCCCACCcgcgctggacgcggcgACTCTGGAGGCCTTCGCGCAGCCTGCTCCAACGCGCAGCGACGTGCACTCCGCACTGCTCCTCCACGCGCAAACTGAGGCCGAGACGAATCTGTTGCTGTCTCTCCCACCCTATACCTGCCCCATGAGTTGTGCGCTCACGCTGTGGTCGCCGTGGTCGAGCTGCCGGCCTGCATATGGCGGGCTGGCGGCAAGAAACTCCGCACTAAGCGCAGGCTCCGCAAAAGCGCAGTGGAGGGTGCGTGTCAAAGGCATCACTCGAGCGCCGTTCCCAGGCGACTCCTGCCCCGAGCGGGTTCAGATGCAGATgtgcgaaggcagcgagatGGAGCTAGGGATCGAGAGCGCGGTGGCGAGcaacgaggcgcggcggaggctgacCGAGTTGATagcggcagaggaggcgaaagtGCACCAGCTCGAAGCGGCTGGCCAGCaggacgaggcagagcgTGCGAgacaggctgcggcggattTCGCCATGCAGCGGGAGACTGAAGATGCACGCGTGATTGAGGAAACAGTGAAACAGGTGAGGTCAGCTGTCTCCAACATGCAGAGTCGCTTCTCTCCCGACTGCGTCTTCACGCCCTTTTCGCCGTGGTCAGAGTGTCTGTGTCCGGACGACGAAATccaggcgcgcatgcaacaTATAGAGGAAAGCCAGGGCGAGGACTCCAGCCGGAACCGCGGTGAGGGGAATCGCATCACTGGCGTGAAAAGGCGCTCCCGTCGAGTTCTCCACTATGAGATCCCCGGGATTGGTGTGGCGTGCCGAGGAGCGGAGCTGGAGGAAACTGAGGCCTGTGACGCGACGGaggtctgcgccgcgcaggcgctggacgcgaagcagcgacagGCTCAGCGGGGACgacgagaggaggaagggctcgactcgccttcgcctgggGGCGGGGACGCAGAGCCCCGCCTTAAGGCGCTTCACCGCGGCGAGCGGTCGCATGCTCCCGCGGATCCTAACCTCACAGCAGCGGCGGATATCCCCATTCCTGGCTCCCGAGAGTTGAAAAGGGCGGGTAGTGAGGGCAGCGAAGATTCAGAAGACGCCCTCGCACGAAACTACGAAGGTCTCGCCAACGGAAGCCGTGTGAaagcgcgcgggcgggcaGCAGGAACGGCGCAGACAGGCGGTTTAGGAGACCGGCACCATCCTGAGATCCCTGCGTCAGGCGAGGGTTCTcccagcgaggcagagaacGTCACGCCGAATGGGCGGTTGCCTGAGAAGGGGGCGGAAGATGCAGTCGAGAGAGGGAACGAAGATGAGGACGCGGACGCTTCTGCAAGGCTTCCCCACGCAAGCGCGGTTGACGTCTCTTCAGTTCCAAGCAGCGCTGTAGGAACTTCGCAGCTTCAACTGGGCAGTACGCAACCGGTTCGGTTGCATGTGCTCCGGGGCTCTGACCCTATCAGCGGAGAAGTGGACAAGCGTCGGGCGACAGATGGAGATGCAAATGCGACGGCAgcaggaggagagggagaggaccTTGGGATGAATGTGAGGGAGGAGGGTTTGGAACCGAACCTCGACGTGGCAGCTCCCCATGCAGAATATGAGAGCCACAGCGTTGTTGGACAGAACCCCAGTGCATCAGGGGGGATCCCGAATATCGGAGAAGGGAGTCAGAACATGGAGGCAGCGGGAGCGCCGGAGGCAGGACTGTCTAGTCCTCTGGAGGAGACTCCCAGTGGGGCAGAGAACCCCGGTGCGACAGAGAATCCCGGTGCGACAGAGAATCCCGGTGCGACAGAGATCCCCAGTGCGACAGAGAATCCCGGTGCGACAGAGAACCCCAGTGCGACAGAGAATCCCGGTGCGACAGAGAACCCCAGTGCGACAGAGAACCCCAGTGCGACAGAGAATCCCGATGCGACAGAGAACCCCAGTGCGACAGAGAATCCCGGTGCGACAGAGAACCCCAGTGCGACAGAGAACCCCAGTGCGACAGAGAACCCCAGTGCGACAGAGAATCCCGGTGCGACAGAGAACCCCAGTGCGACAGAGAACCCCAGTGCGACAGAGAACCCCAGTGCGACAGAGAACCCCAGTGCGACAGAGAATCCCGGTGCGGCAGAGAACCCCAGTGCGACAGAGAATCCCGGTGTGACAGAGAATCCCGGTGTGACAGAGAACCCCAGTGCGACAGAGAATCCCGGTGCGACAGAGAACCCCAGTGCGACAGAGAATCCCGGTGCGACAGAGAACCCCAGTGCGACAGAGAATCCCGGTGCGACAGAGAACCCCAGTGCGACAGAGAATCCCGGTGCGACAGAGAACCCAAGTGCGACAGAGAATCCCGGTGCGACAGAGAACCCAAGTGCGACAGAGAATCCCGGTGCAACAGAGAACCCAAGTGCGACAGAGAATCCCGGTGCGACAGAGAACCCAAGTGCGACAGAGAATCCCGGTGCGACAGAGAATCCCGGTGCGACAGAGAATCCCGGTGCGACAGAGAACCCCAGTGCGACAGAGAATCCCGGTGCGACAGAGAACCCCAGTGCGACAGAGAATCCCGGTGCGACAGAGAACCCCAGTGCGACAGAGAATCCCGGTGCGACAGAGAACCCAAGTGCGACAGAGAATCCCGGTGCGACAGAGATCCCCAGTGGGACAGAGGACTCCATCGGGACAGAGAATccaggcagcgacgaggcaccAACTGTGATGGGTGTGAGTTCGCTTGCCTTCATTTTGGTGAGCGTCGCGGGACTTCTTTTGGGTCTTTCAACCGTGTTTATTTGCATCGGTTGCAGCAAGAAGGTTCGCATCATGCTTGCTGTGGGCGAGGGATCACTCGAGCGGCAGGAAGAAATGGCGTATAGTCTGCTGGAGCAGCAGGAGTATGCAGCTgaagctgcggctgcgtgccAAGCCTATTACAACTGGCCTGTTGGTTTCTTCCCTCTCGTCTCCCCAGACGGCAATTACGTCTTAGATGCAAGAATGGGAGGATGTCTGATGGTCGCACCTTGCCTCAGTTCCGGAGGCGCCGATAGCCCCCCAGCTGGCACGCCTCTTCGATCATCGCTTGGAACCGGAATCTACAGAACCCAGGACGGTCGCCTGGTCGGGGACTGGGGCGAAGAGCTGGCTGTGGAAGTGCTCCCCATCCAGCTGAGGCCTGGCTACGTCCACGTTCCAGTG GTTGCAATGGCTATGAAGCCGGCTTCGGGTGATGATTCTGATGAGGTGCCAGAGAAGGGatcgtcgcggtcgcgcagAGTACTTCGCTTATCAGCTGCAGTGAATcgagcgctgcagaggaagactGTGGCTTCACCGAAGCACCGCGTCGACAGCACAGCGACTGAAACCCCCACTAGCGGAGAAATGTCGGCCTTTCTGTTTGGTGGAAGCGAAAGCGCCCGCTCTTCACGTTCCTCTCGGCGCAACAGTAGCTCGCGCCTTGACGATGAGGGCGGTAAAGCAGAAGGCAAACGCCAGACGAGCAgagcccgccgcagcagcagcgctgtAGATGATGGCATACCCCGGCACGACCGTGTTTCGAGCTCTCGCAGAAAGTCCTCTAAAGATGATGAAGGCGACCGCTCAGGGCGTAGGAGCAGCCATCACAGCAGTACAAAAAAGGATGATGACGAGAAGAGGATTCGGAAATCAAGCGGTCTGAAAGAGAAATCTGCACGAAaggagagcagcggcagTTAA
- a CDS encoding hypothetical protein (encoded by transcript BESB_047970), which translates to MGSAKMTKTGRSGDASATLPKTSEKGTWVGHLLKKLMGQCHQKPSQAEEEGNGFVLDNWGRPIPVSPRGNLPCLFFYSECRRGSGPLYDVPPFNPAIHGHQCPQGDRRA; encoded by the exons ATGGGTTCGGCGAAGATGACAAAAACCGGAAGATCAGGCGATGCATCTGCTACTCTTCCGAAAACGTCTGAAAAAGGGACGTGGGTTGGTCATCTCCTCAAAAAGCTAATGGGGCAATGCCACCAAAAACCGTCGCAG gctgaggaagaaggaaatgGATTCGTCCTCGATAACTGGGGACGTCCGATTCCCGTATCTCCACGGGGGAACTTGCCGTGCTTGTTCTTCTATTCCGAATGTAGACGAGGCAGTGGGCCTCTGTACGATGTTCCTCCGTTTAATCCCGCCATCCACGGTCACCAGTGTCCTCAGGGCGACAGGAGAGCGTGA